The following are encoded in a window of Pseudomonadota bacterium genomic DNA:
- a CDS encoding kinase — MTNQQQKKFIAEHRLPDKFRDLIDAHYSPLARWVIQQHRPRKTLFLGINGAQGTGKSTLAAFLRLALESNAGWRVAVLSIDDFYLTKAERGELGKRIHPLLATRGVPGTHDMTMLAACVEKLRNLDAETSLSLPRFDKARDDRANPDAWPVVTGPVDLIILEGWCVGGKPQSNDALSQPVNLLERQEDTSGEWRRYVNDQLHGSYADLFVQLDALIFLRAPNLGAVYRWRLEQERKLAVITPTDDEGIMGSEQVARFMQHYERLTRENLVALPETADVVLELDYNHDCRRSCYLNRSN, encoded by the coding sequence CTGACGAATCAGCAACAGAAGAAATTTATTGCCGAGCATCGACTACCCGATAAGTTTCGCGACTTGATCGACGCACACTATTCACCCCTGGCGAGGTGGGTGATACAACAGCACCGGCCTCGGAAGACACTGTTTCTTGGAATCAATGGAGCACAGGGCACTGGAAAATCGACGCTCGCGGCCTTCCTGCGACTCGCGCTTGAATCGAATGCCGGCTGGCGCGTGGCGGTCTTGTCGATCGATGACTTTTATCTGACCAAGGCAGAGCGCGGAGAATTAGGCAAGCGTATTCACCCATTGCTGGCAACCCGGGGCGTTCCCGGTACTCATGATATGACAATGCTTGCAGCCTGCGTTGAGAAACTCAGAAATCTTGATGCAGAAACCAGCTTATCGTTGCCGCGCTTCGACAAGGCGCGGGACGATCGCGCGAACCCTGATGCCTGGCCCGTTGTCACCGGACCGGTCGATCTGATCATTCTCGAAGGCTGGTGCGTCGGCGGCAAACCACAATCGAACGACGCCTTATCCCAGCCGGTCAATCTGCTGGAGCGCCAGGAAGACACGTCTGGGGAATGGCGTCGCTATGTCAATGACCAACTCCATGGAAGTTATGCCGATTTGTTCGTGCAACTGGACGCGCTGATTTTTTTACGCGCACCGAATCTGGGCGCCGTATACCGCTGGCGTCTCGAGCAAGAACGGAAACTTGCCGTGATTACACCCACCGATGACGAAGGTATTATGGGCAGCGAACAGGTAGCCCGCTTTATGCAGCATTATGAGCGCTTGACGAGAGAAAACCTGGTCGCCCTCCCTGAAACCGCCGATGTTGTTCTGGAACTGGACTATAATCATGATTGCAGGCGAAGTTGTTACCTGAATCGATCCAATTGA
- a CDS encoding winged helix-turn-helix domain-containing protein: protein MVQSAKANQFTVGQWTVTPALDRLERNGNSVTIEPKAMAVLVYLARRAGQVISGNELTAAVWNERVVGDDAVYQRIHRLRTVLEDDPHHARYIETIPRKGYRLLAPVEFLHGEEQNESIPVWRRRPGFATALTIAVLLVGATFMAWQQQDKQESSSAKIVPKSIAVLPFVDMSDDQSQKFLGDGISEELIHALSNVPGLKVAARTSAFRFADKDVDIQTIGEKLNVDTVLEGSVRKLGGRIHITAQLVSVSDGFHLWSKSFDRDATDLIAIQRDIALAVAQVFQTPPLSDRFIEGLEAATADIDAFEFYLLGRYYQRYRTTDDLEQSIAHFKQAIEIDLDFTRAYAGLAMAYSLLTSYSGQDFKTLAQAAAREALAIDDQEAEVWAAMGLARLSHEDWERAEAAFLRAIELNPNYAMAYQWYGSTLQRMERDEEAVTMVKMAAELDPQSPLIQMNLGKYYAGADQATAEEHFRRAIGIDPDFHLAYLVFSINLIESGKLDRAVLLLREYADRRGPDADWSALKLLVSCYRSLNDHAAADRWVERLAESKPPAWVLMHERAGSSIARRDYDLAGTVLHTWAEEELDHPGRLARIALYEMVIGHDSHALRAYEQVHTLATKSNADVSAAECCGPEIIEAMNVPGALASAVLPVVSAAHLYLKDNNVVRARGLLEQLRALVSKEIERERVPAGIYYLLASIHAIEGDPDQSLTALRQAVNAGWIHAWYTELDPNLVSLHDTPEFRQIIADMTGRIDEMRERLRLAEAEN, encoded by the coding sequence ATGGTTCAAAGCGCCAAAGCGAATCAGTTCACCGTCGGTCAATGGACGGTGACGCCCGCGCTCGACCGCCTCGAGCGCAATGGCAACAGCGTCACGATCGAGCCGAAGGCCATGGCAGTGCTGGTTTACCTGGCCCGCCGAGCCGGTCAGGTGATCTCAGGCAACGAACTGACCGCAGCCGTGTGGAACGAGCGCGTGGTCGGGGACGATGCGGTTTACCAGCGGATTCACCGGTTGCGCACCGTCCTGGAAGACGACCCCCACCACGCTCGCTATATCGAGACCATTCCAAGGAAGGGCTATCGGCTCCTGGCACCGGTCGAGTTTCTGCATGGCGAGGAGCAGAATGAATCGATACCTGTGTGGCGCCGACGGCCGGGCTTCGCCACCGCGCTTACAATCGCGGTTTTGCTTGTCGGTGCGACTTTTATGGCCTGGCAACAGCAAGACAAGCAGGAGTCATCATCGGCAAAGATCGTGCCCAAATCCATCGCGGTCCTGCCCTTCGTCGATATGAGCGACGATCAAAGCCAGAAATTCCTGGGCGACGGCATTTCCGAAGAGTTGATCCATGCGCTATCGAACGTCCCGGGTTTGAAAGTTGCCGCGCGCACGTCGGCGTTCCGCTTCGCGGACAAGGATGTCGACATCCAGACCATTGGCGAAAAGCTTAATGTTGACACGGTGCTCGAAGGCAGCGTGCGCAAGCTCGGCGGCCGCATACACATTACAGCCCAATTGGTCAGCGTCAGTGACGGCTTTCATCTTTGGTCGAAATCCTTTGATCGCGACGCGACGGATCTGATTGCCATCCAGCGGGACATTGCATTGGCGGTGGCCCAGGTATTTCAGACGCCGCCACTCAGCGACCGCTTCATCGAAGGCCTGGAGGCTGCCACTGCGGACATCGATGCCTTTGAGTTCTATTTGCTGGGCCGGTATTACCAGCGCTATCGCACGACAGACGACCTGGAGCAATCGATCGCCCATTTCAAACAGGCGATCGAGATCGACCTGGATTTTACTCGCGCCTATGCCGGCCTGGCCATGGCCTATAGCCTACTGACCTCGTACTCGGGTCAGGATTTCAAAACTCTGGCTCAAGCCGCCGCCAGGGAGGCGCTGGCTATTGACGATCAGGAAGCAGAAGTGTGGGCTGCGATGGGTCTGGCTCGTTTGTCGCACGAGGACTGGGAAAGAGCCGAAGCAGCGTTCCTGCGTGCCATCGAGCTAAATCCCAACTATGCGATGGCATACCAATGGTATGGGTCCACGCTGCAGCGCATGGAGCGTGATGAGGAGGCCGTAACGATGGTGAAAATGGCGGCCGAGCTGGATCCGCAATCGCCACTCATCCAGATGAACCTGGGCAAGTACTATGCAGGTGCCGACCAAGCGACCGCTGAAGAGCACTTTCGCAGGGCCATCGGCATCGATCCGGATTTTCATCTGGCCTATCTGGTATTTTCCATCAACCTCATAGAATCCGGAAAACTGGATCGTGCCGTGTTGCTGCTCAGGGAGTACGCCGATCGAAGAGGTCCTGATGCGGACTGGTCCGCTCTCAAATTACTCGTCTCGTGCTATCGCTCACTGAACGATCATGCAGCGGCGGACCGCTGGGTAGAGCGTCTCGCTGAATCGAAACCCCCTGCCTGGGTACTGATGCACGAGCGCGCGGGTTCATCGATTGCACGGCGCGACTACGACCTAGCTGGAACGGTGCTCCACACGTGGGCGGAAGAAGAACTCGACCACCCCGGGCGGCTCGCCCGCATCGCGCTTTATGAAATGGTCATCGGCCATGACTCGCATGCCCTGCGCGCATACGAACAAGTACATACGCTGGCCACGAAAAGCAATGCAGATGTGTCTGCAGCGGAATGCTGTGGACCTGAAATCATCGAAGCCATGAACGTCCCTGGCGCACTTGCATCTGCAGTCTTGCCTGTGGTGAGCGCAGCGCACCTATACCTGAAAGACAACAACGTGGTTCGGGCTCGTGGGCTACTCGAGCAACTTCGCGCGTTGGTCAGCAAGGAAATAGAGCGCGAGCGCGTACCAGCGGGCATCTATTATCTTCTCGCTTCGATCCACGCGATCGAGGGAGACCCGGATCAGTCCCTGACCGCTCTTCGGCAGGCAGTCAATGCCGGATGGATCCATGCGTGGTATACCGAACTGGATCCAAACCTGGTCTCGTTACACGATACACCCGAGTTCAGGCAAATTATTGCCGACATGACAGGGCGCATCGACGAGATGCGCGAGCGCCTTCGCCTGGCCGAGGCCGAGAATTGA